DNA from Ancylothrix sp. D3o:
TAATTCAAAACAGGCACTTCTGGCAAAAAATCCAGATTTTTTAATCGACCGGCCCCAAAGCCTAGCATGGTGCTTAAACGGCATCAAATAAACCGCTATCACAGCCAATTTAAAATTCACCAAGGGTGGGCAAAACCCACCCCGAACCTTTAACCGGGCTGACCTTTTTCCAAAGCTTTTTTCACTAAGTCATCACTGACGCCTTCGGTAACGGAAGACTCCCTTTCAGTAAGATCCGCAGCCATACTGCGAAACTGTTGTGGATCACCTTTAGAAGTTGAAGAGTTGACAGTAGGCTTTATCGGTTCAGACACCCGAAACTTAGGAGCGGTTGCAGATTTGGCTTCGCTGGCGCTGGCACCGCCGCTAAATGCTTTAGAGGCTTCATAATCAGCGGTCACATCAATCTCCGGCGCTTTTACCTCACCAGCTTGAATATTTTCTGCCAGTTCTTTTGCTTCAAAAGATTGAGATTCATCAACATTGGGCTGAATTGGTTCAGGCATAACAATCTCCTATTCAAAGTTTGTTTATTCTTGACCTCGATAGTAACAAAGCGATCCCCATTGATTTGTCCCTCTGGGGGTAGATCCCGGTCGGTGTTGAGGCGTAACGAGGGGAAGACTTTTCGAGGTGTAGTGGCGAATCTAGGGTAAACAGGCAACTTTTCCCAGGGTTGGGTAAGCAGGTTTTTGAGATACCGGCACAAACTTTTTTTTAAAATTCAAGCCTTACACCTATCGCCCCTTAAAAAGCAGAGAAATTTTCCTCTTCCTGTTTTTTTAGGAGGGGTAGGGGGGATTTTAAGGCTGAGGTTTTAACTAGCAACTTGGTTATTTCCAGGCATTTTTAGAAAGCCCACCAGAAGCGTCTATTAATTAGGGGTGGATATTTGGGCTGATATTTGCCACGATTAAAGTTAGATTAGAGAAGTTAACGAAAAACCCTTGCATTTTATTTAAACTTGTACTGTGCCCAAGCCTAATTTTTTCCTGTTTTTGTCAATGGCTCTCGCTATCGGGAGTTTTGCCCCGGCTGCGTTTGGACAAGCACTCTTGCCCCATACTTTACAAGTCGATCCGGTGCAAATGGAAAAAACCGGCATCAGCGTTGCCGAAGAAGCCCTCCAGTTAGCCCGCTTTCGTCAATATGAACTTGCGATTCCCAGAGCCGAACTGGCTACCCAACTGGCACCGCAAAGTTATCAAACCTGGGCCTTGCTAGGAACCCTTTACATTGAAACAAAAGAAGTAGAAAAGGGAATTTCTGCCCTACAAAAAGCTCGCCAGCTTAACCCAAAAGAAGCGGCAATCTTATTCTCGCTTGGTTCAGCACGCTTTCAGCAGGAAAACTATTCTGCTGCCATTGAAGAATTAAAAGCCGGTTTAGCATTAAAACCTAATGTTCCGGGTGCGTTATTTGATTTGGGAAATGCCTATTACAAACTCAGCCAATATTCAGAAGCGGTTGCGAACTACGAAAAAGCCTTTGCTGCGGAGAAAAACTTCTGGCCGGCCATCAACAATATCGGCTTAGTAAAATATGAAAACGGCGATATTGAAGGCGCAATTCAGAGGTGGCAAACAGCGATTTCTATTGATAGCAAAGCCGCCGAACCTATGTTAGCCCTGGGAGTTGCCTTTTACACCAAAGGCGAAAAAGAAAAAGGTTTAGCAACAGCCCAAGCAGCCCTTAAACTTGATGTCCGCTATGCTGATGTAGAATTTCTCAAAGAGAACTTGTGGGGAAATCGTTTGCTCGCAGATACCCAAAAATTATTACAAACACCCCAAATTCAAGCCACCGTTGCTCAGAGCCAAAGCCAATAAATAAATCGCTGCGGTAAGTTTTGGTGGGTTATGCCCACCAAAGCTATTAACATCGAGGGGTTTTTATTCTTTCGGCAGCAAAGCCATAATTTGAGAGACAAATTCTTGATGATCAACTACTGGCTTAGAAATATAACCATCCGCCCCACTCTGCTCTAAAAATTGCTCACGATCACCGGCCATTGCATGAGCAGTTACTAGGATAATCGGAAGATTTGCCGTATCAGGATCAGACTTTAACATCTGGGTAATTTTAATACCATCTACCGCTCTTCCTTTGTACACACTGCGAGCCAGAGACACATCCATTAAAATAATATCCACTTCCCGACGTTTAGCAATTTCCATTACCTCTTCAACATTTTCGGTATGTTTAACAGCTAAGCCCCCCCGCTTGGTCAATATTTTAGAAAAGACCCGCGCATTAACCTGATCGTCCTCAACAATCAAAACCGTTTTCATTGTAAATTTTCTTTTGCTAGATATCCAATTTATAGTTTTTTGGGATTGTCGCCCGATAGCCTCAGCACCAGTGACGCCCCGACGGCCACTGGAGCCAAAAATCTGTCTATCCTCACCCCAAGATAGAACTTAACGAGAGAATAGTTTAAAAAACCAGCTTTGGCCTTGAGTAGGTGCGGGGCAAACACAATCACGCTTTCATCTAGCATAATATAGCGCCTACTTGCGACCACACAGACAAGGAAGAGCAGTAAGGGTGTCGATGAGTCTTGTTTTGCGCTATGGATAAGTAAAGGCAAATTGCTTTTTTTTTCAAGGCTGGGCTATTGAAACCAGAGGCAAAGCAGGGGATAGATCCCTACCTTGAGGAAACCCTTAAACCGTGATGGGTATTTACAATACAATACCAGATCCCGGTTACGATTTTTACCGCAGCCCTTTAACCACCGCACTTAAGGAACAAAACTCATGGCCAAACAGTTAAACTTGCTCTCCACAGGACAGGTTATCCCCACTGCCTTGCACACTGAGATGCAGCAGTCTTATCTCGAATATGCCATGAGTGTGATCGTGGGGCGAGCTTTGCCTGATGTGCGCGATGGCCTCAAACCAGTTCACCGGCGCATTCTCTACGCCATGCACGAACTGGGACTGACTCCCGACCGGCCTTATCGTAAATGCGCCCGCGTGGTGGGGGATGTTTTGGGCAAATACCACCCTCACGGCGATCAGGCGGTTTACGATGCTTTGGTGCGGATGGTGCAAAATTTTTCTACCCGCTACCCCCTGCTGGATGGTCACGGAAACTTTGGTTCTGTGGATAATGACCCCCCAGCAGCCATGCGCTACACTGAAACCCGCCTTGCCCCCGTTTCTAGCGATGCGATGCTGAGTGAAATTGAATCAGCAACGGTGGATTTTATCGGTAACTTTGATAACTCTCAGCAAGAACCTGTTGTGCTTCCTGCTCAGTTGCCGGTGTTGTTACTCAATGGTTGTTCGGGTATTGCTGTGGGGATGGCAACTAATATTCCGCCGCATAATTTAAGTGAAGTTGTCGATGGTTTAATTGCCCTTATCGATAAGCCAGACTTGACGGATAAAGAGTTATTTAAAATGATTCCGGGGCCCGATTTCCCGACTGGTGGCGAAATTATTGATACAGATGGCATTAAGTCGGCCTACACCACCGGCAAGGGCAGTATTGTGGTGCGGGGAATTACTAAAATTGAGGAAATTCAAGCCAAAGGCAGACACCGCCGCAATGCTATTGTGGTTACGGAGTTACCTTTTCAGGTCAATAAGGCCGCTTGGATTGAAAAAATTGCTGAACTGGTCAACGCTGGCAAAATTGAGGGCATTTCGGATATTCGAGATGAAAGTGACCGTGAAGGGATGCGGGTGGTTGTGGAGTTGAAACGGGAGATTGACCCCCAGGTGATTTTGCAACATCTCTATCACCAAACGGCTTTGCAATCGACTTTTGGGGCTATTTTGCTGGCTTTGGTAGACCAGCAACCTCGTCAGCTTACGTTGCGTCAATTGTTGCAGCATTTTTTGAATTTTAGAGAGCAAACTCTGACTCGCCGCTATACGCATGAGTTGCAAAAAACTGAGGATCGTTTGCACGTTGTTGAGGGTTTATTGGCGGCTCTTTCTAATTTGGATAGATTAATTGAAATTTTGCGATCTAGCCCAGATGGGACAACGGCGAAGGTAAGTTTGGGCACTCGGTTGCATTTGAGTGAGCGTCAAGCTGATGCGATTTTGGCGATGCCAATGCGCCGGCTAACTGGTCTGGAACGGCAAAATTTACAAACAGAATTTAATGAACTCACGCAAAGAAGGCAACAGTTAAAGTTATTGCTGGATGACCGAGGTGAGTTACTAAAGGCGCTGAAAAAAGATTTGCGTTCCCTGAAGAAAAAGTACGGAGATGAGCGGCGGACGCGCATTGTCAAGGTTTCTGCGGTGTCTGCACCACCACCGGCATCTAGTAAAAAAGGGGACGGAAGCAAACGGGCAGAACCCGAAGCTAAAAAGGGGAAAAAGGCTGAGGTGGTTGAAAGTCTGCCCTCAGTGCCGGTGGAAGAGGCGGTTTTGGAGATGACACAGCGGGGTTATGTGCGCCGGCTGCCGGTGGAACAAAACGGGAAGAAGAAAGGCAAAAAGGTTGAAGTGGCGGTGGCGGAAGATGTGGTTTTAAGTGTGCCGGCAAAGACAAATCAGGATATTTTGGTTTTGACTCGCACGGGTAAGGCTTTTTCTCTGAAGGTGGGGGATGTGCCTGACTCCTCGCAGGCAGGGCGCCTCCGCCACAGTAAGGGCACTCCTCTAGTGACTTTGTTGCCGGCTTCTGCTCAAAGTGATCCTGATGGCATTGTGGCGACTTTTGTTATTGATGATTATCTTGACAAAATGACGCTGATTATGGTAAGCGAACAAGGACGCATTAAACGGATTCCGCTTTTGGAGTTGGAGAGCGTTTCGGCGCGGGGTTTGGTGGTGATGAAGTTGAAAGACGATGATGCGTTGGTTTATGCGGAGTTGGCCGGTGCGGGAGGTGACGTAATTTTGGCGACTTCGGGGGGCCGGTTGTTGCGTTTTCCGTTGTCTGAGGAACAGTTGCCGGTGACTGGACGTGGGGCCCAAGGTTTGCAGGGGGTACGGTTGAGTAATGAGCATTTGGTGGGCTGTGCGGTGGTTTCTCCTGGTTCTGAGTTGTTGTTGGTAACGCAGTTGGGTTATGCCAAGCGGATGATGCTGAAGTCAGTACGAACGGCCAAACGCGGTGATATCGGCACTCAAATGATCCGGTTTGGCAGTAAAACCGATTCTTTGGCGGCGATGGTTTTGGTGTCAGGGGGTGAGGTGATGGTGGTTTCTTCCTTTGATCGGGTGTTGCGTGTGCCGGTGGGTGAGGTTGCGCCTGGGATGAAGGATGATGCGGGTAGCCGGTTGCGTGTTTTGAATGCTGGGGAAAAGGTTGTTTCTGTAAGGGCGATCAGGGTTGAATAGCGGGCCGGTGGGTTCCAAAAATCAAGCCCGCCAAGTGCGGGCTTTTTATTGGGGATGGATTTATTTAGCTGGATATTGATATCTTTTTTTGATACCCTGATTTGATTGTGATAGGGGGTTTTTTTTGAACCGCAGATGAACGCAGATGGACGCAGATAGACGCATTAGAGACGTAAGGCGCGGAATGTCTGTACTTAATTTTTAACAACAGACTCAATAAATTTTTGTCTGGCTAGACGATAATTGTGTTCGGTTGCTTGCCAGGAGGCGAGATTTTTTTATATTTCTTGTAAATAAATTTAAGCCGGCCTAAATTATTCTTGGGTATAGGGCAAAATAACTTATCAAAATTGTTTCCTAAATTTTAGGTTTGGTTTCTTGCCTCAAGCCAACCTACAAACGAGATTATAAATAAGGCAAAATAAAAACAAACTCTAACCTTCTATCTATATACCGTGTCTGAAGTTATTTTAGAAAACATCTACAAAAGCTATAGCAAAACTGCTACTAATACCGGCACCCCCCCACAAGACACCCAAACTGCCGGAAACACTATCTTGCGCCGCATCAACTTAAGCATCCAAGACCGCGAATTTATGGTCTTAGTTGGCCCTTCGGGTTGTGGAAAAAGCACTCTTTTGCGTCTCATTGCCGGCCTTGAACCGATCACCGCCGGCAATATCTGGGTGGGCGAACGCCTGATCAATGACCTTCCCCCAAAAGACCGTGACATCGCTATGGTCTTTCAAAACTACGCCCTCTATCCTCATCTGAATGTGTACGATAACATTGCTTTCGGCCTTAGACGAACCCAACCAGAAAAGATCACCGGCAACTCCTATCAAAACCAACTCGAAAAAACCCTAGTCTCCCTTACCCGCAAACTCCCTAAAAAACTCCGCTATTTTTCGGAAACAGAAAAACAAATTCACCAACAAGTCCACAGCGTCGCCCAACTGCTGCAAATAGAAACTTTTCTTGATCGTCTCCCCAAACAACTCTCCGGCGGCCAAAAACAACGAG
Protein-coding regions in this window:
- a CDS encoding tetratricopeptide repeat protein, with product MALAIGSFAPAAFGQALLPHTLQVDPVQMEKTGISVAEEALQLARFRQYELAIPRAELATQLAPQSYQTWALLGTLYIETKEVEKGISALQKARQLNPKEAAILFSLGSARFQQENYSAAIEELKAGLALKPNVPGALFDLGNAYYKLSQYSEAVANYEKAFAAEKNFWPAINNIGLVKYENGDIEGAIQRWQTAISIDSKAAEPMLALGVAFYTKGEKEKGLATAQAALKLDVRYADVEFLKENLWGNRLLADTQKLLQTPQIQATVAQSQSQ
- a CDS encoding response regulator, which translates into the protein MKTVLIVEDDQVNARVFSKILTKRGGLAVKHTENVEEVMEIAKRREVDIILMDVSLARSVYKGRAVDGIKITQMLKSDPDTANLPIILVTAHAMAGDREQFLEQSGADGYISKPVVDHQEFVSQIMALLPKE
- a CDS encoding DNA topoisomerase (ATP-hydrolyzing) subunit A; the protein is MAKQLNLLSTGQVIPTALHTEMQQSYLEYAMSVIVGRALPDVRDGLKPVHRRILYAMHELGLTPDRPYRKCARVVGDVLGKYHPHGDQAVYDALVRMVQNFSTRYPLLDGHGNFGSVDNDPPAAMRYTETRLAPVSSDAMLSEIESATVDFIGNFDNSQQEPVVLPAQLPVLLLNGCSGIAVGMATNIPPHNLSEVVDGLIALIDKPDLTDKELFKMIPGPDFPTGGEIIDTDGIKSAYTTGKGSIVVRGITKIEEIQAKGRHRRNAIVVTELPFQVNKAAWIEKIAELVNAGKIEGISDIRDESDREGMRVVVELKREIDPQVILQHLYHQTALQSTFGAILLALVDQQPRQLTLRQLLQHFLNFREQTLTRRYTHELQKTEDRLHVVEGLLAALSNLDRLIEILRSSPDGTTAKVSLGTRLHLSERQADAILAMPMRRLTGLERQNLQTEFNELTQRRQQLKLLLDDRGELLKALKKDLRSLKKKYGDERRTRIVKVSAVSAPPPASSKKGDGSKRAEPEAKKGKKAEVVESLPSVPVEEAVLEMTQRGYVRRLPVEQNGKKKGKKVEVAVAEDVVLSVPAKTNQDILVLTRTGKAFSLKVGDVPDSSQAGRLRHSKGTPLVTLLPASAQSDPDGIVATFVIDDYLDKMTLIMVSEQGRIKRIPLLELESVSARGLVVMKLKDDDALVYAELAGAGGDVILATSGGRLLRFPLSEEQLPVTGRGAQGLQGVRLSNEHLVGCAVVSPGSELLLVTQLGYAKRMMLKSVRTAKRGDIGTQMIRFGSKTDSLAAMVLVSGGEVMVVSSFDRVLRVPVGEVAPGMKDDAGSRLRVLNAGEKVVSVRAIRVE